From Papilio machaon chromosome 2, ilPapMach1.1, whole genome shotgun sequence, the proteins below share one genomic window:
- the LOC106719011 gene encoding ankyrin repeat and MYND domain-containing protein 1-like produces MSQYFCGTIKSKSWPYEQYYIGNKDEENRRNGDGENHWTGAKSLERYSGQFLRDTMHGLGEYYWRYVDKEGAFFTYEGHFYCNKLHGYGSLSYPDGRVFNGLFYHNIKFGPGVESCVDIRQNVGLWLGDQLVRLAWIPPTNSLILNLDSTNTGRACVDAQRTLLTTCTKTYNENAAKELLIQYGLDLKTADKKWPKLYPRNCTDITSPVFCLHLFDNFYYGSNDHNILIEKTRKEKITESAENIEENKTYFSWNNNNIIKHIMQHAFAHDHQRNNFGIEMSNILTESRKNLKPPAKHEQDCRTLLMASYLGYTEKVVQLINEYNIHPDLTDMEGNNVLMYAVCGDHAEIIHFLVAAGANIDNYNDCCCTALCISIIRYVCACKNISIRAMTQALIPEASLLPNPALENVCEWYLEKNISSPQKLNGPAKNPSKIIKPQKKTKSTISLKEQFKKTLTNLSLQDQTLENGDADIENSEDVFMSILDEYVANIAELFSRPTSGNNMSYLFAVNDIANEMLNNEMEEQKKAADKNAKRGTIVPPKVPKSTNDIPQQKDTAGSTNFTDRSENESCQRMLSTIIQLLSDEADPNLIRCPQPALFMAVASGSSVLVQHLINHGANINESYSNVLGYSPLDIVISYQFSMDNLNVIRLILESGADTTHRLPYKPRDSTEFITPGPTLLHAVLAKVVDGPMEEEIRREIIELLLSYNCSPVEQFNGRSAIDIAMSKGADIFDIFISHSKVDLNAVINQYKQTILIKMFALSFFKTFDAEERLEILTNLLLRGADPFRPCQNETEEFDNFFVYARKFLDGLDGTDVKHSPSGSKHEQKVKKNGKSNVDKGVSKQKAIPTDIDEYKMALQLVMDLARLSHVRWLRAKFVNELIKTINKYKHRHWNMVLKEITDKTGISLWLTIPDCLEIWTNLSKSIKKDKTVLKYLLCIVIYCCRYINDKTTNFDVKVTAYEKTTIEKEVRNYISKHEMVKDLSRVTNYYTANKEATDDTIKYNVCFECCLPLKGEKVACSLCKSVYFCSNECIKSNVDRDNCHPCSYDLKKLYFPTSNSDSNFGSHS; encoded by the exons atgtcacaatatttttgtggaacaattaaaagtaaatcttGGCCTTATGAGCAATATTACATCGGAAACAAAGACGAGGAAAATAGAAGGAATGGCGATGGTGAAAACCACTGGACGGGGGCGAAG TCGTTGGAGAGATATTCTGGTCAATTCTTACGTGATACAATGCATGGCTTAGGAGAATACTATTGGCGATATGTTGATAAAGAAGGAGCCTTTTTCACATACGAGGGACACTTTTATTGCAACAAACTTCACGGTTATGGAAGTCTATCCTATCCAGATGGTCGAGTCTTCAAT ggtttattttaccataatataaaatttggacCAGGAGTTGAATCATGCGTAGACATTCGACAAAACGTTGGTCTTTGGCTCGGCGACCAATTAGTGCGATTAGCTTGGATTCCACCTACAAATAGCTTGATTCTGAATTTAGATTCAACTAATACGGGTCGAGCTTGCGTTGATGCACAAAGAACTTTATTAACAACATGTACCAAAACC TACAATGAAAATGCAGCAAAAGAACTTCTTATTCAGTACGGCTTAGATTTAAAAACAGCTGATAAGAAATGGCCAAAACTATACCCAAGAAATTGCACGGACATCACAAGCCCCGTGTTTTGCCTCCACTTGTTCGACAATTTCTACTACGGTTCAAATGaccacaatattttaatagaaaaaacgAGGAAAGAAAAG ATTACAGAAAGCGCTGAGAatatagaagaaaataaaacgtatttttcGTGGAACAATAACAACATTATAAAGCATATAATGCAACATGCTTTTGCGCATGATCATCAACGAAACAATTTCGGTATAGAAATGTCAAATATTCTGACTGAAtctagaaaaaatttaaaaccacCAGCAAAGCACGAACAGGATTGCAG AACTTTATTAATGGCCAGTTACTTGGGTTATACGGAAAAGGTGGTTCAACTTATTAATGAATACAATATACACCCTGATTTAACAGATATGGAAGGCAATAATGTACTGATGTATGCTGTG TGTGGGGATCATGCAGAAATCATACATTTTCTTGTGGCCGCCGGAGCTAATATTGACAATTATAATGATTGCTGTTGCACTGCCCTTTGCATTTCTATTATACGATATGTTTGTgcttgtaaaaacatttctattaGAGCCATGACCCAAGCACTGATACCAGAAGCAAGTTTGCTACCGAATC CAGCTTTGGAAAATGTGTGTGAGtggtatttagaaaaaaatatatcatcccCTCAGAAACTTAACGGTCCCGCAAAAAATCcgagtaaaattataaaacctcAAAAGAAAACGAAGTCTACAATATCACTAAAGGAACAATTTAAGAAAACCCTAACAAACTTATCATTACAAGATCAAACTTTAGAAAACGGAGATGCTGATATTGAAAATAGTGAAGACGTATTTATGTCCATTCTAGATGAATATGTGGCAAATATAGCAGAGTTATTTTCAAGACCTACATCGGGAAACAATATGTCATACCTTTTTGCAGTCAATGATATAGCCAATGAGatgttaaataatgaaatggaAGAGCAAAAGAAAGCTGCTGATAAAAATGCTAAAAGGGGAACTATAGTTCCACCTAAAGTACCCAAATCCACAAACGATATTCCTCAACAAAAAGATACCGCTGGTTCAACGAATTTCACAGACAGAAGTGAAAATGAAAG CTGCCAAAGAATGCTATCTACAATAATACAATTACTATCAGATGAAGCAGATCCAAACCTTATAAGATGTCCACAACCAGCACTTTTCATGGCCGTTGCGTCAGGAAGTAGTGTTTTAGTACAGCACTTGATCAACCATGGTGCTAACATTAATGAATCTTATTCAAAT gtgCTTGGATATTCACCACTTGATATAGTTATTTCCTATCAGTTTTCAATGGATAACCTGAATGTTATACGTTTGATACTCGAAAGCGGTGCGGATACCACACACCGTCTGCCATACAAGCCTCGCGATTCGACGGAATTCATAACACCAGGACCAACTCTTTTACATGCGGTACTAGCGAAGGTAGTTGACGGTCCAATGGAAGAAGAG attCGTCGGGAAATTATTGAACTTCTCCTAAGTTACAATTGCAGTCCCGTAGAACAATTTAATGGTCGGTCAGCAATAGATATAGCGATGTCAAAAGGAGCTGACATCTTTGATATATTCATAAGTCATTCGAAAGTTGACCTTAATGCAGTTATTAATCAATATAagcaaacaatattaataaaaatgtttgcattGTCGTTTTTCAAGACATTCGATGCCGAGGAGCGTCTTGAAATT TTGACAAATTTATTACTGCGAGGCGCTGACCCCTTTAGACCTTGCCAAAATGAAACAGAAgaatttgataactttttcGTTTACGCAAGGAAGTTTCTCGATGGACTTGATGGCACCGATGTTAAACATAGTCCATCTG GAAGTAAACATGAACAAAAAGTGAAAAAGAATGGTAAATCTAATGTTGACAAAGGTGTATCCAAGCAGAAGGCAATTCCCACAGATATAGATGAATATAAAATGGCGCTACAACTTGTGATGGATCTGGCTCGACTCTCCCACGTCCGTTGGCTACGAGCAAAATttgttaatgaattaattaagacTATTAACAA ATATAAACATCGACACTGGAACATGGTACTTAAAGAAATTACAGATAAAACTGGCATTAGCTTGTGGCTTACAATACCAGATTGTTTAGAAATTTGGACAAATCTaagtaaaagtattaaaaaagataaaaccgtgttgaaatatttactcTGTATTGTAATCTATTGTTGCCGATACATAAATGATAAAACTACTAACTTCGATGTAAAAGTAACTGCATATGAAAAAACTACAATTGAAAAAGAAGTTcgaaattatattagtaaacatGAAATGGTAAAGGATTTATCCAGAGTGACTAATTATTACACCGCTAATAAAGAAGCAACAGATGAT ACAATTAAATACAACGTGTGTTTCGAATGTTGTCTGCCTTTAAAGGGAGAAAAAGTCGCATGTTCCTTGTGtaaaagtgtttatttttgtagtaatgAATGTATAAAATCAAATGTGGATAGAGACAACTGCCATCCATGTAGCTatgatttaaagaaattgtattttccGACTTCTAATAGCGACTCTAATTTTGGTTCACATAGCTaa
- the LOC106719036 gene encoding deoxyribodipyrimidine photo-lyase — protein MAPPAKKRKLSIASGSFKNKTTKSSLADFINNVQKKREITADSILDFNFHKKRVRIFSQVQLVPDYCEGIVYWMSRDCRVQDNWAFLFAQKLALKNQVPLHVCYCLVEKYLDASLRQFHFLIKGLQKVAAECKKLNILFHLLEGSGDNVLPQWIIDHKIGAVVCDFNPLRIPTSWVENAKNKFSQNVPFIQVDAHNIVPCWVAADKQVHTIYSMRCKINSKLEEYLTDFPPVIKHPYTSNFVPEPIDWDRAIDTREADKTVGPIEWANSGYDEAMKTLKSFLEKRLKIYADKRNDPTEDALSNLSPWFHFGQISAQRVALCVQEYKLQYTESVNAFLEVAIVRRELTDNFCFYCENYDNLKGADNWAQKTLDKHRNDKRSYIYTLDQLSKAQTHDDLWNSAQLQLVNEGKMHGSIRMYWGKKILEWTLSPDDALKYAIYLNDHYSIDGRDPNGYAGCMRSICGIHDTNFVERAVFGQVRYMNYNGCKKKFNIDTFVERYGGKKHKYISAK, from the exons ATGGCTCCCCCCGCAAAGAAAAGAAAGTTATCAATTGCTTCTGGAAgcttcaaaaacaaaacaaccaaGTCGAGTCTTGCTGACTTCATAAATAATGTTCAAAAGAAACGAGAAATTACAGCGGAttcaattttagattttaatttccatAAAAAGCGTGTACGTATATTTTCACAAGTCCAACTTGTACCTGACTATTGTGAAGGCATAGTTTATTGGATGTCGAGAGACTGCAGGGTACAGGACAATTGGGCATTTCTGTTCGCTCAGAAGCTCGCTCTTAAGAACCAGGTTCCACTACATGTCTGTTATTGTTTGGTTGAGAAATATTTGGATGCATCATTGAGACAAttccattttttaattaaag GTTTACAAAAAGTTGCAGCGGaatgtaagaaattaaatattttattccatcTACTAGAAGGAAGTGGTGATAATGTTTTACCACAATGGATTATTGACCATAAGATTGGGGCAGTTGTGTGTGATTTCAATCCTCTGAGGATACCTACAAGTTGGGTTGAGAAtgcaaaaaacaaattcagtCAGAATGTCCCTTTCATACAA GTGGATGCCCATAACATTGTGCCTTGCTGGGTAGCTGCAGACAAACAGGTGCACACCATATACAGTATgagatgtaaaattaattccaaACTAGAGGAGTACTTGACTGATTTCCCACCTGTTATAAAACATCCTTACACAAGCAATTTTGTACCTGAG CCAATAGATTGGGACAGGGCAATTGATACTAGAGAAGCTGACAAGACAGTGGGACCAATAGAGTGGGCCAATTCGGGTTATGATGAAGCTATGAAGACATTAAAGAGTTTCCTTGAGAAGAGATTAAAGATCTATGCTGATAAACGCAATGACCCCACAGAAGATGCTCTGAGCAACTTGTCTCCATGGTTCCACtttg GTCAGATTTCAGCACAACGAGTTGCTCTGTGTGTTCAAGAATACAAATTACAGTATACAGAGAGTGTGAATGCATTCTTGGAAGTAGCTATTGTTCGACGTGAATTAACTGACAACTTCTGCTTTTACTGTGAGAATTACGACAATTTAAAAGGAGCTGATAATTGGGCACAGAAAACTTTAGATAAacatag AAATGATAAAAGATCATACATTTATACATTAGATCAACTTTCTAAAGCACAAACTCATGATGATCTTTGGAACTCTGCACAACTACAGCTTGTAAATGAAGGCAAGATGCACGGCTCTATCCGGATGTACTGGGGCAAGAAGATTCTAGAATGGACTTTGAGTCCAGATGATGCACTTAAATATGCAATATACTTGAATGATCATTATAGTATAGATGGCAGAGACCCTAACGGGTATGCTG GATGTATGCGGTCAATATGTGGTATACACGACACGAATTTTGTAGAACGGGCAGTGTTTGGTCAAGTTAGGTACATGAATTATAATGGATGcaagaaaaaattcaacattgACACTTTTGTTGAACGTTATGGAGGAAAAAAACACAAGTACATCTCTGCTAAGTAG
- the LOC106719034 gene encoding deoxyribodipyrimidine photo-lyase-like: MPSAAKKRKLPSTTIENITTKPTLSDFINEIQKKREDTAKSILDYDFNKKRVRIISQVQLVPDYCEGVVYWMWRDCRVQDNWAFLFAQKLALKNEVPLHVCFCLIDKYLDVSMRQLYFLMKGLERVAEECKRLNISFHLLKSCDYYVLSKWIIEHKIGAVVCDFSPLRVPKNCLEEVKKKIKKEVPLVQVDAHNIIPCWIASEKQELTVWGMRNKINSKLDEYLTEFPPVIKHPYTSSFDPKPIDWDEEIQALEVDKSVGPIEWASPGYNEGMKMLKNFLETRLKIFATKRNDPTQDALSNLSPWFHFGHISHQRVILCVQKYKSKYTKNVDAYFDAAIVRRGLAENFCFYNEYYDSLKGAYNWAQKSLIEHRDDERTHNYTLEQLSAAKTHEDLWNSAQIQLVKEGKMHGFLRLYWAKKILEWTSNPEDALKFAIHLNDRYSIDGRDPNGYAGCMVAICGLLDKCCVDRPVFGRVRYMNCNGCRRKFDVDAFVQRYTEIK; the protein is encoded by the exons ATGCCTTCAGCGGCAAAGAAAAGGAAACTGCCATCAACAACCATTGAAAACATAACAACAAAGCCAACGTTAtcagattttataaatgaaatacaaaagaaacGAGAAGACACGGCTAAATCAATTTTGGATTatgattttaacaaaaaacgaGTGCGTATAATATCACAAGTACAGCTTGTACCGGATTATTGCGAGGGTGTTGTTTATTGGATGTGGAGAGACTGCAGAGTTCAAGACAACTGGGCATTTCTGTTTGCTCAGAAACTTGCTCTTAAAAACGAAGTTCCTCTACATGTATGCTTttgtttaattgataaatatttagatgtatCTATGAgacagttatattttttaatgaaag GTTTAGAAAGAGTTGCTGAAGAAtgtaaaagattaaatatatcattccATCTGTTAAAAAGTTGTGATTATTATGTACTAAGCAAATGGATAATTGAGCACAAGATTGGTGCAGTAGTGTGTGATTTCAGTCCTCTAAGAGTACCAAAAAATTGCCTTGAagaagttaaaaagaaaattaaaaaggaagtGCCTTTAGTGcag GTGGATGCACATAATATAATACCTTGTTGGATAGCCTCCGAAAAACAGGAACTTACAGTGTGGGGTATGAGAAATaagattaattcaaaattagatGAATACTTAACTGAATTTCCACCAGTAATCAAGCATCCTTATACAAGCAGCTTTGATCCAAAg CCCATAGACTGGGATGAAGAAATTCAGGCCCTAGAAGTTGATAAATCTGTAGGACCAATAGAGTGGGCCAGTCCAGGTTATAATGAAGGTATGAAGATGTTAAAGAATTTTCTGGAAACAAGACTTAAGATTTTCGCCACAAAACGAAATGACCCTACACAAGATGCATTAAGCAATTTATCACCTTGGTTTCATTTTG GTCATATATCACACCAAAGAGTTATACTGTGTGTTCAGAAATACAAATCGAAGTACACAAAAAATGTTGACGCTTACTTTGATGCAGCTATTGTACGTAGGGGACTAGCGGAAAACTTctgtttttataatgaatattatGACAGTTTGAAAGGTGCCTATAATTGGGCTCAAAAGAGTTTAATTGAACATAG AGATGATGAACGAACACACAATTACACTTTAGAACAGTTGTCTGCTGCGAAAACCCATGAAGATCTATGGAATTCGGCTCAAATACAGTTGGTCAAAGAGGGCAAAATGCATGGTTTTCTACGACTATATTGGGCAAAGAAGATTTTAGAATGGACATCAAACCCGGAGGATGCTTTGAAATTTGCAATACACTTAAATGATCGATACAGTATAGATGGCAGAGACCCTAATGGATATGCTG GTTGTATGGTTGCAATATGTGGTCTTCTTGACAAATGCTGCGTGGACCGACCAGTGTTTGGTAGAGTTAGGTACATGAACTGTAATGGTTGCAGACGTAAGTTTGATGTTGATGCCTTTGTTCAACGttatacagaaataaaataa
- the LOC106719010 gene encoding deoxyribodipyrimidine photo-lyase-like → MASAAKRKKVSSATSKSKIECKTNTDFIDFINEIKTKRENTADSILDFAFNKNRVRIISQEQLVPDYCEGIAYWMSRDCRVQDNWAFLFAQKLALKNEVPLHVCFCLSGQTSDISLRQIHFLMKGLEKVAEECEKLNISFHLLEGNGPDVLSQWVIEKKIGAIVCDFLPLRTPMKWVEELKQKLKEDIPLVQVDAHNVVPCWVTSKKQEYTIWNIRTKINGKLEEYLTDFPPLIEHPYKSNFKSEPIDWDRAIETREADKTVGPIEWANPGYDEAMKTLKSFLEKRLKIYADKRNDPTEDALSNLSPWFHFGQISVQRVALCVQNCQFQYEESVKLYMEEAVLHRELADNFCFYSDHYDDVNGAYNWAQKTLEDHRKDKRTHIYTLEQLSKAETHDELWNSAQLQLVKEGKMHGFMRMYWGKKILEWTPSPEDALKYAIYLNDHYSIDGRDPNGYAGCMWSISGVHDHGWTERPVFGKVRYISYDYCKRKFDVDAFVKKYGGKKHKHTVTK, encoded by the exons ATGGCATCTGCTGCTAAAAGGAAAAAGGTGTCTTCTGCAActtcaaaatcaaaaattgAATGTAAAACGAATACAGATTTCAtcgattttataaatgaaataaaaacgaagCGAGAAAATACTGCAGATTCTATATTGgattttgcttttaataaaaatcgcgTGCGTATAATATCTCAAGAACAACTTGTGCCTGACTATTGTGAAGGTATTGCTTATTGGATGTCGAGAGACTGTAGAGTTCAGGATAACTGGGCATTTCTTTTTGCGCAGAAGCTCGCTCTTAAGAATGAGGTTCCTCtgcatgtttgtttttgtttaagtgGACAAACTTCAGATATTTCATTGAGACAGATTCACTTTTTGATGAAAG gGTTAGAAAAAGTTGCAGAGGAATgtgagaaattaaatatatcattccATTTGCTAGAGGGAAATGGTCCCGATGTCTTGTCGCAATGGGTCATTGAAAAGAAGATTGGAGCAATTGTGTGTGATTTTCTTCCTCTGAGGACACCAATGAAATGGGTTGAAGAATTAAAGCAGAAATTGAAAGAGGATATACCTTTAGTTCAG GTAGATGCTCACAATGTAGTGCCTTGCTGGGTTACCTCAAAGAAGCAGGAGTATACAATATGGAACATAAGAACTAAAATCAATGGCAAGCTGGAGGAATATCTAACTGACTTCCCACCTTTAATTGAGCATCCATACAAGAGCAACTTTAAATCAGAG CCAATAGATTGGGACAGGGCAATTGAGACTAGAGAAGCTGACAAGACAGTGGGACCAATAGAGTGGGCCAATCCGGGTTATGATGAAGCTATGAAGACATTAAAGAGTTTTCTTGAGAAGAGATTAAAGATCTATGCTGACAAACGCAATGACCCCACAGAAGATGCTCTGAGCAACTTGTCTCCATGGTTTCATTTCG gtCAAATTTCAGTACAAAGAGTTGCTCTTTGCGTTCAAAACTGTCAATTTCAATATGAGGAGAGTGTAAAACTCTACATGGAGGAAGCAGTCTTGCATCGAGAGTTAGCGGACAACTTCTGCTTTTATAGTGACCATTATGATGATGTAAACGGTGCTTATAACTGGGCTCAGAAGACTTTAGAAGATCATAG AAAAGACAAACGTACCCACATATATACACTAGAACAGCTGTCTAAAGCTGAAACTCATGATGAACTGTGGAATTCAGCACAACTGCAGCTGGTCAAAGAAGGCAAGATGCATGGCTTCATGCGCATGTATTGGGGAAAGAAAATTCTAGAATGGACGCCAAGTCCCGAGGATGCTCTTAAATatgcaatatatttaaatgatcatTACAGTATAGATGGCAGAGATCCTAATGGATATGCTG GTTGTATGTGGTCAATAAGTGGGGTTCATGATCACGGCTGGACGGAGCGCCCGGTGTTTGGTAAAGTGAGGTACATAAGCTATGACTACTGCAAGCGGAAGTTTGACGTTGACGCCTTTGTCAAGAAATATGGAGGAAAGAAACATAAGCATACTGTTACTAAGTAG
- the LOC106719033 gene encoding deoxyribodipyrimidine photo-lyase: protein MNTLYSLTFFTIRKMASAAKRIKLSAGSLNVENKRTQTTVDDFMNEIQKSREATADSIMKFDFNKKRVRIISQEQLVPDFCEGIVYWMSRDSRVQDNWAFLYAQKLALKNEVPLHVCFCLIAKYLDASVRQFHFLIKGLEKVATECKKLNISFHLLEGSGADALPQWIIDHKIGAVVCDFNPLRTPMSWLEGAKKKLKKDVPLIQVDAHNVVPCWVASDKLEYSARTIRNKINSKLEEFLTEFPPVIKHPYTSKFEPEPIDWDKAIETREADKTVGPVEWASPGYDEAMKMLKSFLEKRLKIFATKRNDPTQDALSNLSPWYHFGQISVQRVALCVQKYKSQYTESVNAYLEEAIVRRELADNFCFYNEHYDTIKGASNWAQKTLDDHRKDKRTHIYTLEQLSKAETHDELWNSAQLQLVKEGKMHGFLRMYWCKKILEWTPSPEDALQYSIYLNDHYSIDGRDPSGFVGCMWSICGVHDQGWAERSVFGKIRYMNYNGCKRKFDVGAFVARYGGKQHKYKNN, encoded by the exons ATGAATACATTATATTctcttacattttttacaatcaGGAAAATGGCTTCAGCTGCGAAAAGAATAAAGTTGTCTGCGGGATCTTTAAATGTTGAAAACAAACGTACCCAAACAACTGTAGATGattttatgaatgaaatacAAAAGAGTCGGGAAGCTACAGCAGATtcaataatgaaatttgattttaacaaAAAGCGCGTGCGTATAATATCACAAGAACAACTTGTGCCTGACTTTTGCGAGGGCATTGTTTATTGGATGTCGAGGGACAGCAGAGTTCAGGACAACTGGGCGTTTTTGTATGCGCAGAAACTAGCTCTTAAGAATGAAGTCCCGCTTCatgtatgtttttgtttgataGCAAAATATTTAGATGCATCTGTGagacaatttcattttttaattaaag GTCTAGAAAAAGTTGCCActgaatgtaaaaaattaaatatatcatttcACCTGCTGGAAGGAAGTGGTGCAGATGCGCTGCCCCAGTGGATCATTGACCACAAGATTGGGGCAGTTGTGTGTGACTTCAACCCCCTGAGGACACCCATGAGTTGGCTGGAGGGAGccaagaaaaaattaaaaaaagatgtacCTTTAATACAG GTGGATGCCCACAATGTAGTACCATGCTGGGTTGCCTCTGACAAACTTGAATATTCTGCAAGGACTATAAGGAATAAGATAAATTCTAAGTTGGAGGAATTTTTAACCGAGTTCCCACCAGTTATTAAACATCCATACACAAGTAAATTTGAACCAGAG CCAATAGATTGGGATAAGGCAATAGAGACAAGAGAAGCTGACAAGACTGTAGGGCCGGTGGAGTGGGCCAGTCCAGGTTATGATGAAGCTATGAAGATGTTAAAGAGTTTTCTTGAAAAGAGATTGAAGATATTTGCAACCAAAAGAAATGATCCCACACAAGATGCCCTGAGTAATCTATCTCCGTGGTATCATtttg GTCAGATTTCTGTCCAGAGAGTAGCGCTTTGTGTCCAAAAGTACAAATCCCAGTACACTGAAAGTGTTAATGCTTATCTTGAAGAAGCGATCGTTCGTAGAGAACTGGCTGACAATTTCTGTTTTTACAACGAACATTATGACACCATTAAGGGCGCTAGTAATTGGGCACAAAAGACTTTAGATGATCATAG AAAAGACAAACGTACCCATATATATACACTAGAACAGCTGTCTAAAGCAGAAACTCATGATGAACTGTGGAATTCAGCACAACTACAGCTGGTTAAAGAAGGCAAGATGCATGGCTTCCTTCGTATGTATTGGTGCAAGAAGATTCTAGAATGGACGCCGAGTCCAGAAGATGCACTTcaatattcaatatatttaaatgatcatTACAGTATAGATGGCAGAGATCCAAGTGGCTTTGTTG GTTGCATGTGGTCTATCTGTGGGGTGCACGACCAGGGCTGGGCGGAGCGCTCGGTCTTCGGAAAGATCCGGTACATGAACTACAACGGCTGCAAGCGCAAGTTTGACGTCGGTGCGTTCGTCGCGCGCTATGGCGGGAAACAACacaagtacaaaaataattaa
- the LOC106719030 gene encoding PRL-1 phosphatase: MKQKDIRPAPSLIEYKSMRFLITDRPSDVTIQSYLQELRKHNVCTVVRVCEPSYDTAPLRAEGIIVRDLAYDDGTFPPPNVVDEWFEILRDNAAHKPEAAVAVHCVAGLGRAPVMVAIALIELGMKYEEAVETIRDQRRGAINAKQLSYLEKYRPKSRLKKNGHKNSCCVQ; this comes from the exons ATGAAGCAAAAGGACATTCGGCCGGCGCCCTCGCTCATCGAGTACAAGAGCATGCGCTTCCTCATCACCGACCGCCCCTCGGACGTTACCATACAGTCTTATCTGCAG GAGTTGCGCAAGCACAACGTGTGCACGGTGGTGCGCGTATGCGAGCCCAGTTACGACACGGCGCCGCTGCGTGCTGAGGGCATCATAGTGCGCGACCTCGCGTACGACGACGGCACCTTCCCGCCGCCCAACGTCGTTGACGAATGGTTCGAGATCCTGCGCGACAA TGCGGCCCACAAGCCCGAGGCGGCGGTGGCGGTGCACTGTGTGGCGGGTCTGGGCCGCGCCCCAGTCATGGTGGCCATCGCGCTCATCGAGCTCGGCATGAAGTATGAGGAGGCAGTCGAGACCATACGCGA tcAGCGTCGCGGCGCCATCAACGCCAAGCAGCTGTCCTATCTGGAGAAGTACCGGCCCAAGTCGAGGCTGAAGAAGAACGGGCACAAGAACTCGTGCTGCGTGCAGTAG